A stretch of the Myxococcaceae bacterium JPH2 genome encodes the following:
- the greB gene encoding transcription elongation factor GreB, translated as MSQDASPDEHDDLDEGAEAAPFRRYLTRAGAERMHRELLQLLNEARPKVTAEVSAAAAQGDRSENAEYIYGKKRLREIDRRIRFLQRRLDTATIVTPAEQTDRSKVYFGATVTLEDEDGERTTYQIVGSDEIDASGGRISVESPIGRALLRKSPGETVEVRRPRGEIELTLVEIRYD; from the coding sequence ATGTCCCAGGACGCATCTCCCGACGAGCACGATGACCTCGACGAAGGCGCCGAGGCTGCTCCCTTCCGCCGCTACCTGACGCGCGCGGGCGCCGAGCGCATGCACCGGGAGCTGCTCCAACTCCTGAACGAAGCCCGGCCCAAGGTGACAGCCGAGGTCTCCGCCGCGGCTGCCCAGGGGGACCGCTCCGAGAACGCCGAGTACATCTACGGCAAGAAGCGCCTGCGGGAGATCGACCGGCGCATTCGCTTCCTCCAGCGCCGCCTGGACACGGCCACCATCGTCACCCCGGCTGAACAGACCGATCGCTCGAAAGTCTACTTCGGCGCCACTGTGACCCTGGAGGACGAAGACGGCGAGCGCACGACCTACCAGATAGTCGGCTCGGATGAGATCGACGCCTCGGGAGGCCGCATCAGCGTCGAGTCCCCCATCGGCCGCGCGCTTCTGCGCAAGTCCCCAGGCGAGACGGTGGAGGTCCGCCGCCCACGTGGGGAGATCGAACTCACCCTCGTCGAGATCCGCTACGATTGA
- the dnaK gene encoding molecular chaperone DnaK, producing MGKIIGIDLGTTNSVVAIMEGREPKVIVNEEGSRITPSVVAFTKDGERLVGQVAKRQAITNPERTIYSVKRFMGRRYEEVGDEAKLVPYKVSKGQHGDARVEIDGKQYSAPEISAQVLLKLKRAAENYLGEKVTEAVITVPAYFNDAQRQATKDAGEIAGLTVRRIVNEPTAAALAYGLDKKKDEKIAVYDFGGGTFDISILEVGENVVEVLATNGDTHLGGDNIDLTIMDWLIAEFKKDTGLDVSKDKMVLQRLKEAAEKAKIELSSAMETEINLPFLTADASGPKHLNVKLTRAKFEAMIDKLVERSLEPCRKCLKDSGLEAKDLNEVVLVGGSTRIPMVQEAVKRLFGKEPNRSVNPDEVVAVGAAVQAGVLSGEVKDILLLDVTPLSLGVETLGGVMTKLIERNTTIPSRKSETFSTAADGQTQVEIHVLQGEREMAVDNRSLGRFHLTGLPPAPRGVPQVEVIFDIDANGILNVTAKDKATGKEQKVTISHSSGLAKDEVEKMVNDARSNEATDKARRELVEVKNQAESQSYAADKMIRENKDKLGPDVTKSIEEAVAELNKVREGQDKDAIKAALDKLQQASYKAAEAMYRATGGSPEGAPGADAGPEAAPGGQQGAKKDDVVDAEFRQS from the coding sequence GTGGGCAAGATTATCGGGATCGACCTGGGCACCACGAACAGCGTGGTCGCGATCATGGAGGGTCGCGAGCCCAAGGTCATCGTCAACGAGGAAGGCAGCCGCATCACGCCCTCGGTGGTCGCGTTCACGAAGGACGGGGAGCGCCTGGTCGGTCAGGTGGCGAAGCGGCAGGCCATCACGAACCCGGAGCGCACCATCTATTCCGTGAAGCGCTTCATGGGGCGCCGGTACGAGGAAGTGGGCGACGAGGCCAAGCTCGTTCCGTACAAGGTGTCCAAGGGCCAGCACGGCGATGCTCGCGTGGAGATCGACGGCAAGCAGTACAGTGCGCCGGAGATCAGCGCGCAGGTGCTGCTCAAGCTGAAGCGCGCCGCGGAGAACTACCTGGGCGAGAAGGTGACCGAGGCGGTCATCACCGTTCCGGCGTACTTCAACGACGCCCAGCGCCAGGCCACCAAGGACGCCGGTGAGATTGCGGGTCTCACGGTTCGCCGCATCGTGAACGAGCCGACGGCCGCCGCGCTCGCGTACGGGCTGGACAAGAAGAAGGACGAGAAGATCGCCGTCTACGACTTCGGCGGCGGCACCTTCGACATCTCCATCCTCGAGGTGGGCGAGAACGTCGTGGAGGTGCTCGCCACCAACGGCGACACGCACCTCGGTGGCGACAACATCGACCTGACGATCATGGATTGGCTGATCGCCGAGTTCAAGAAGGACACGGGGCTCGATGTCTCCAAGGACAAGATGGTGCTCCAGCGCCTGAAGGAGGCGGCGGAGAAGGCGAAGATCGAGCTGTCGAGCGCGATGGAGACGGAGATCAACCTGCCGTTCCTCACGGCGGATGCGTCGGGTCCCAAGCACCTGAACGTGAAGCTCACGCGCGCGAAGTTCGAGGCGATGATCGACAAGCTCGTCGAGCGCTCGCTGGAGCCTTGCCGCAAGTGTCTCAAGGACTCGGGGCTGGAGGCGAAGGACCTCAACGAGGTCGTTCTCGTGGGTGGCAGCACGCGCATCCCGATGGTCCAGGAGGCCGTGAAGCGGCTGTTCGGCAAGGAGCCGAACCGCTCGGTGAACCCCGACGAGGTCGTGGCGGTGGGTGCCGCGGTGCAGGCGGGTGTGCTCTCCGGCGAGGTGAAGGACATCCTCCTGCTGGACGTCACGCCGCTGTCCCTGGGCGTGGAGACGCTGGGTGGCGTGATGACCAAGCTCATCGAGCGCAACACCACGATTCCCTCGCGCAAGTCGGAGACCTTCTCCACGGCGGCGGATGGACAGACCCAGGTGGAGATTCACGTCCTCCAGGGTGAGCGCGAGATGGCGGTCGACAACCGCAGCCTCGGCCGCTTCCACCTGACGGGCCTTCCTCCGGCGCCGCGCGGCGTGCCCCAGGTCGAGGTGATCTTCGACATCGACGCGAACGGCATCCTGAACGTCACCGCCAAGGACAAGGCGACGGGCAAGGAGCAGAAGGTCACCATCTCCCACTCGTCTGGTCTCGCGAAGGACGAGGTCGAGAAGATGGTCAACGACGCCCGCAGCAATGAGGCCACCGACAAGGCGCGTCGCGAGCTGGTGGAGGTCAAGAACCAGGCCGAGAGCCAGTCCTACGCCGCGGACAAGATGATCCGCGAGAACAAGGACAAGCTCGGTCCGGACGTGACGAAGTCCATCGAGGAGGCGGTGGCGGAGCTGAACAAGGTCCGCGAAGGCCAGGACAAGGACGCTATCAAGGCGGCGCTCGATAAGCTGCAGCAGGCCAGCTACAAGGCGGCTGAGGCGATGTACCGGGCCACGGGTGGCAGCCCCGAGGGCGCGCCGGGTGCGGACGCGGGGCCTGAGGCCGCTCCTGGTGGCCAGCAGGGCGCGAAGAAGGACGACGTGGTGGATGCGGAGTTCCGTCAGTCCTGA
- a CDS encoding VWA domain-containing protein, with product MLSRRLSELRSRVDALRQPSAGGAMPWALLGRRLRGPEDLSLPVLSALDKALDRVGVHTSADARLLRRLGVKRGRAGALAQGLEGRAAEALDEYAQCVARAERSHRARELPDGALTAIERGFVQLARAVRVAELFSREATTREGNEAFEVFPRAASTSYVRPPASARLAVAEVLAERARSNVSDVAQKRRDLDVAHELLLRLGLEDDRERGMALRNEVAEARERVRMGPVTRSLGELIQEVRTRARTEPRVAYSALRGLYETALEAGDAQLAAVARGALVPLLPAESKLTTMVEQAERETLSRWLGEAPRETPVSPEGRKELGGADDLLADLAFSLKPEQLATFELAAGCARYFDVEDTLSAEVVEESPASARPKPRRVPYPTQRMSFETTGSLHDVQHFVVTDPRLLLHDLAAHRQLVRAYLEEVPPRRSKKVKRTAVRVYVCDASGSMHGARARFRDALIIAELNNLRVKARRGEPFDPIYFSFFNDIPTELARVDTSSEATRQIEKLFRLSPAEGQTDISLALLSAFDSIRAAQGKDPYLARATVVLVTDGEDRVDLELIRRMRAPIDALDIALSFISLGEENPDLKSLVLEQRAAGGRAFYHQLSDEEIRWARTEFDTPWHTLLPREVEATAEALDALAPHLEALEAVAAKRDAPAVVAVEASFDALFPEHPARSLSGELPGSETVARVRDILEALAEAASLAPADQRATESVVLLQHLLTVYGLSSGRYLTVLSAGGQPVAEALARVRLLCRPFG from the coding sequence GTGCTCTCGCGTCGACTCTCCGAGTTGCGCTCGCGCGTGGATGCGCTGCGGCAGCCTTCTGCCGGCGGAGCGATGCCGTGGGCGCTGTTGGGTCGCAGGCTTCGAGGTCCGGAGGACCTGTCGCTGCCGGTGCTGAGTGCGCTCGACAAGGCGTTGGATCGCGTCGGGGTGCACACGTCGGCGGATGCGCGCTTGTTGCGTCGTCTGGGGGTGAAGCGGGGAAGGGCGGGGGCGCTGGCCCAGGGACTTGAGGGACGTGCCGCTGAAGCCCTCGACGAGTATGCTCAGTGCGTGGCTCGCGCGGAGCGCTCGCACCGTGCTCGGGAACTGCCTGACGGAGCGCTTACGGCCATCGAGCGCGGCTTCGTTCAGCTGGCCCGCGCTGTGAGAGTGGCTGAGTTGTTTTCTCGCGAAGCCACGACCCGTGAAGGGAATGAGGCATTCGAAGTCTTCCCGCGCGCAGCGTCGACTTCGTACGTTCGCCCGCCGGCGAGTGCACGCCTCGCGGTCGCCGAGGTTCTCGCGGAGCGGGCTCGCTCGAACGTCAGTGATGTGGCGCAGAAGCGGCGCGATCTCGACGTGGCCCATGAGTTGTTGCTCCGGCTGGGGTTGGAGGATGACCGCGAGCGAGGCATGGCGCTGCGCAATGAAGTGGCAGAGGCGCGTGAGCGCGTTCGGATGGGCCCCGTCACGCGCTCGTTGGGCGAGCTGATTCAGGAGGTGCGCACGCGGGCTCGGACTGAACCTCGGGTGGCGTACTCGGCGCTGCGGGGATTGTATGAGACCGCGCTGGAGGCTGGGGATGCGCAGCTCGCCGCGGTGGCTCGTGGGGCTCTGGTTCCTCTCCTGCCCGCGGAGTCGAAGCTGACGACGATGGTCGAGCAGGCGGAGCGGGAGACGCTCTCTCGATGGTTGGGAGAGGCCCCTCGCGAGACTCCTGTGTCCCCGGAGGGGCGGAAAGAGCTGGGGGGCGCGGATGATCTCCTCGCGGACCTGGCGTTCTCACTGAAGCCAGAGCAGCTCGCGACCTTCGAGCTTGCCGCGGGATGTGCTCGGTACTTTGACGTCGAGGACACGCTGTCCGCCGAGGTGGTCGAGGAGTCTCCTGCCTCGGCTCGGCCGAAGCCTCGTCGCGTGCCCTATCCCACGCAGCGGATGAGCTTCGAGACGACGGGCAGCCTGCACGACGTGCAGCACTTCGTCGTCACGGATCCACGGCTGTTGCTGCATGACCTCGCGGCGCACCGACAGCTCGTTCGTGCGTATCTGGAGGAGGTTCCTCCCCGCCGCTCGAAGAAGGTGAAGCGCACCGCGGTTCGCGTCTACGTGTGCGACGCGTCCGGGTCCATGCATGGCGCGCGTGCTCGGTTCCGCGACGCCCTCATCATCGCGGAGCTCAACAACCTGCGCGTGAAGGCCCGGCGCGGCGAGCCCTTCGACCCCATCTACTTCAGCTTCTTCAACGACATTCCCACCGAGTTGGCCCGCGTGGACACGTCGAGCGAGGCGACTCGGCAGATTGAGAAGTTGTTCCGTCTCTCGCCCGCGGAGGGGCAGACGGACATCTCGCTGGCACTGCTGTCCGCGTTCGATTCCATCCGAGCCGCGCAGGGCAAGGACCCCTATCTCGCTCGGGCCACCGTGGTCCTGGTCACCGATGGCGAGGACCGGGTGGACCTCGAACTCATCCGCCGGATGCGCGCGCCCATCGATGCGCTCGACATCGCGCTGAGCTTCATCTCGTTGGGAGAAGAGAACCCCGACCTCAAGTCCCTGGTCCTGGAGCAGCGGGCCGCGGGTGGGCGCGCCTTCTATCACCAGCTTTCGGATGAGGAGATCCGCTGGGCCCGCACCGAGTTCGACACGCCCTGGCACACGCTGCTTCCTCGCGAGGTGGAGGCCACCGCCGAGGCGCTGGATGCGCTCGCCCCGCATCTGGAGGCGCTGGAGGCCGTGGCGGCCAAGCGGGATGCGCCAGCGGTCGTGGCCGTGGAGGCATCGTTCGACGCGCTGTTCCCCGAGCATCCCGCGCGGTCGCTCTCGGGCGAGCTGCCTGGCTCGGAGACGGTTGCTCGGGTGCGGGACATCTTGGAGGCGCTGGCGGAGGCGGCCTCGCTCGCTCCCGCGGACCAGCGCGCGACTGAGAGCGTCGTGCTCTTGCAGCACCTCCTCACGGTCTATGGGCTCTCGTCGGGGCGCTACCTGACGGTGCTGTCGGCCGGTGGTCAGCCGGTGGCCGAGGCCCTCGCGCGGGTCCGCTTGTTGTGTCGGCCATTCGGATAG
- a CDS encoding DUF493 domain-containing protein: MKNESPESPVPPDEEKKPLIEYPSVYTFKVMGAQAPDFAEHVRELFRRMMGSEISPDSIHEQPSSKGKYVSLSVSVYLLSEEQRRSIYAQLHQDKRIVYYL, encoded by the coding sequence ATGAAGAACGAATCCCCAGAGTCGCCAGTTCCTCCCGACGAGGAGAAGAAGCCGCTCATCGAGTACCCGTCGGTCTACACGTTCAAGGTCATGGGGGCTCAGGCTCCCGATTTCGCCGAGCACGTCCGTGAACTCTTCCGGCGGATGATGGGGTCGGAGATCTCTCCGGACTCGATCCACGAGCAGCCCAGCAGCAAGGGCAAGTACGTGTCGCTCAGCGTCTCGGTGTACCTGCTCTCCGAGGAGCAACGGCGCTCCATCTACGCCCAGCTCCACCAGGACAAGCGGATCGTCTACTACCTGTGA
- a CDS encoding DUF393 domain-containing protein, with the protein MTRLQTTAPGHDVVLYDGHCRICSGAAREMKRLLGGQGTELRSFRDEGVLDSFPGISADRCERAMQLVQADGRVVEGAEAIVRALGRRPLGRLLYVYYVPGLRQVIDMAYRVFARYRFRIAGRQCSDGSCAVHFK; encoded by the coding sequence ATGACGCGACTTCAGACGACGGCGCCAGGCCATGATGTCGTCCTCTACGACGGGCATTGCCGCATCTGCAGTGGGGCAGCGCGGGAGATGAAGCGGCTGCTCGGAGGCCAGGGAACGGAGCTGCGTTCCTTTCGGGACGAAGGTGTTCTGGACTCATTCCCTGGCATCTCGGCGGATCGGTGCGAGCGGGCCATGCAACTGGTCCAGGCGGATGGTCGGGTGGTCGAAGGAGCCGAGGCCATTGTGCGTGCCCTGGGCCGTCGCCCCTTGGGGCGCTTGCTGTACGTCTATTACGTGCCCGGTCTGCGGCAGGTCATCGACATGGCCTACCGGGTCTTCGCGCGGTATCGCTTTCGAATCGCCGGGCGGCAGTGCTCGGATGGGAGTTGTGCGGTGCACTTCAAATAG
- a CDS encoding methyltransferase domain-containing protein, giving the protein MSLAVHFPLYQPASAQRAFGTDEATRRFAKVAQLEPGSRVLVLGAGPDGRAALLLAQELNCAVVAADTDDGLLASVREQALARGVLERVELRKVSLTALDLPEASFNAILIAGRVPYALTDALGRLRPLLAKRGRLGFTYPARVGRHAPKAALDFWEQRLGAPLLVPRELMQTMESAGFEPEAAETLHDSELDALYQEMEAHLAEMSAEEAARPRAELALHREHNGRTGASYAFVVGRRKEPGEKPPASRDRG; this is encoded by the coding sequence ATGAGCCTCGCTGTGCACTTCCCGCTGTATCAACCCGCCAGCGCCCAGCGCGCGTTCGGCACGGATGAGGCGACGCGCCGGTTCGCCAAGGTGGCGCAGCTCGAGCCGGGATCACGTGTCCTGGTGCTGGGCGCGGGTCCTGATGGTCGCGCGGCCCTGCTGCTGGCTCAAGAGCTGAACTGCGCGGTCGTGGCCGCGGACACGGACGATGGCCTGCTTGCCTCCGTGCGAGAACAAGCCCTGGCTCGCGGCGTCCTGGAGCGGGTCGAGCTTCGCAAGGTCTCACTGACCGCGCTGGACCTTCCCGAGGCGAGCTTCAATGCCATTCTGATCGCGGGGCGAGTGCCCTACGCGCTGACGGATGCACTGGGGCGGCTGCGCCCGCTGCTGGCGAAGCGAGGCCGGCTCGGTTTTACCTATCCGGCCCGGGTGGGGCGGCACGCGCCCAAGGCAGCCCTCGACTTCTGGGAGCAGCGGCTCGGTGCTCCGTTGCTGGTCCCGCGCGAGCTGATGCAGACGATGGAGTCCGCTGGCTTCGAGCCCGAGGCCGCCGAGACGCTCCACGACTCTGAGCTGGACGCGCTCTACCAAGAGATGGAAGCCCACCTCGCAGAGATGTCCGCTGAGGAGGCGGCTCGCCCGCGCGCGGAGCTGGCCCTGCATCGCGAGCACAATGGCCGGACGGGGGCGAGCTATGCCTTCGTCGTGGGCCGCCGCAAGGAGCCGGGGGAGAAGCCGCCGGCCTCAAGGGATCGCGGCTGA
- a CDS encoding PhoH family protein: MRKNFILDTNVLLHDPRSIYGFKDNNVIIPIYVIEEIDQFKRDLSELGRNARLVARYLDSFRAEGSLKEGVPLPHGGMLRVCFSSRELPLSMADSNLMDNRILAVAIDLMGKEPETQAVFITKDTNLRIRADALGLIAEDYDTERVEITELYTGFTELLAPRDQVDQLYRPGAEEEIAQADRLFPNELVLLKDETNPSHTAMARFHGLKGRLVPLARQSKEGTWGVRPRNMEQAFCLDLLLNDDIKLVTIVGKAGTGKTLLAIAAGLQKVTEEGLYQKLLVSRPIFPLGRDIGYLPGSVEEKLNPWMQPIFDNVEFLMNLSRADKKAGRGYHELLDLGLMEIEPLTYIRGRSIPNQYIIVDEAQNLTPHEVKTIITRVGDNTKIILTGDPFQIDNPYVDATNNGLVHVVNRFKSEKIAGHITMAKGERSALAELAANLL; encoded by the coding sequence ATGCGAAAGAACTTCATCCTCGACACGAACGTCCTGCTTCACGATCCCCGCAGCATCTACGGATTCAAGGACAACAACGTCATCATCCCCATCTACGTGATCGAGGAGATTGATCAGTTCAAGCGCGATCTCTCCGAGCTGGGGCGCAACGCCCGCCTGGTGGCGCGCTACCTCGATTCGTTCCGTGCGGAGGGCTCGCTCAAGGAGGGGGTGCCGCTGCCGCACGGAGGCATGTTGCGCGTGTGCTTCTCGTCCCGCGAGCTGCCGCTCTCCATGGCGGACAGCAACCTGATGGACAACCGCATCCTCGCGGTGGCCATCGACCTGATGGGCAAGGAGCCGGAGACCCAGGCGGTCTTCATCACCAAGGATACGAACCTCCGGATCCGCGCGGACGCGCTCGGCCTCATCGCCGAGGACTACGACACCGAGCGGGTCGAGATCACCGAGCTGTACACCGGCTTCACCGAGCTGCTGGCGCCGCGAGACCAGGTGGATCAGCTCTACCGCCCCGGTGCCGAGGAGGAGATCGCCCAGGCCGACCGCCTCTTCCCCAACGAGCTGGTGCTGCTCAAGGACGAGACGAATCCTTCCCATACCGCCATGGCGCGCTTCCACGGCCTCAAGGGGCGGCTCGTCCCGCTGGCGCGCCAGAGCAAGGAGGGCACCTGGGGCGTCCGGCCGCGCAACATGGAGCAGGCCTTCTGCTTGGATTTGCTGCTCAACGACGACATCAAGCTGGTCACCATCGTCGGCAAGGCGGGCACGGGCAAGACACTGCTCGCCATCGCCGCGGGGCTCCAGAAGGTCACCGAGGAGGGGCTCTACCAGAAGCTGCTCGTCAGCCGGCCCATCTTCCCCTTGGGACGCGACATCGGCTATCTGCCCGGCAGCGTCGAGGAGAAGCTGAATCCCTGGATGCAGCCCATCTTCGACAACGTGGAGTTCTTGATGAACCTCAGCCGCGCGGACAAGAAGGCCGGCCGCGGCTACCACGAGCTGTTGGACCTGGGGTTGATGGAGATCGAGCCGCTCACGTACATCCGCGGCCGCAGCATCCCCAACCAGTACATCATCGTGGACGAGGCCCAGAACCTCACGCCGCACGAAGTGAAGACCATCATCACCCGCGTGGGTGACAACACGAAGATCATCCTCACGGGCGACCCGTTCCAGATCGACAACCCGTACGTGGACGCGACCAACAACGGACTGGTTCACGTGGTGAACCGGTTCAAGAGCGAGAAGATCGCGGGTCACATCACCATGGCCAAGGGTGAACGAAGCGCCCTGGCAGAGCTCGCGGCGAACCTCCTCTAG
- a CDS encoding AAA family ATPase: MSTYPQAAQAFRRFFGELRETFLEREAVLTQIELALLCREHVLVVGPPGTAKSAIASSVLGRITDEASGLPSLFSKQIAESTVQADLIGPVDFKVLTETGRTEYLTEEGMLGSVHAFLDEVFDGRDMLLRSILNVLYERELKHGRRVTVGRTECVIMTSNRYLSEVLAQSPELLLAFADRMSFICFVPKAFARRESRAAMLQRFVGGARPDLKAALTLQQLDMLQAQVERVTVPGHVLEGVELLADALERVLVAQVSKLPDYVPTKYFSQRSIVKAMWALKAAVVRDQIYRRPDRALEATVEDLDALRWFFLLGGPHGAETEALLKASVDPRERAQLEIVRLEQRAFDDALAQVRQELGGGLEREAAALAASEDAASVESLGRAWQPAAVSLTAKGLLGKLVPGPRHAQNRTPLLGAARSLVAVTEQRLARGMSAPGEGRMGMPLLAAVRDVLALCRAVPELQSVFPNLCAFTARFLSQALELWALAAEGLAFEDGFKVDSVVGLASNLEEEFGMTSELAAILMEGLPEAQIRLREADSVARKRVVTALRRRVVVAYQGQPQRARKDPLDALTADSRRLTQIDQSLLSLDASQPGLKQELLRPLGVAYAREVLGSTPFDRLQQYARALQSVTENLRREGVAPEALITECRELIEMRIREHAGSLARQPASTPPAPASALNGDAYAHYREEVSARALEGEFSALIGLEGLLAPTDGVASGETFSESVRDAVARAELVFLASRVTYLRGWLSQLLSVLPPPESLTERTDAERTFDRLVRSRFPLLALKEGELVRLQAALAVLSGISGEVGGRARELVAMLKRMDEEFGQFSRHVLERRTAA; the protein is encoded by the coding sequence ATGTCGACGTACCCGCAGGCTGCCCAGGCGTTTCGTCGCTTCTTTGGTGAACTCAGAGAGACGTTCCTCGAACGCGAGGCGGTCCTCACGCAGATTGAGCTGGCGCTGCTGTGTCGAGAGCATGTGCTCGTCGTGGGGCCTCCGGGAACGGCCAAGAGCGCCATCGCAAGCTCGGTGCTGGGCCGCATCACGGACGAGGCCTCTGGCCTCCCATCGCTTTTTTCCAAGCAGATCGCCGAGTCGACCGTGCAGGCGGACCTCATCGGTCCGGTGGACTTCAAGGTGCTCACGGAGACGGGCCGGACGGAGTACCTGACCGAGGAGGGCATGCTGGGTTCGGTGCATGCCTTCCTCGACGAGGTGTTCGATGGCCGGGACATGCTGCTGCGCTCCATCCTCAACGTCCTGTACGAGCGGGAGCTGAAGCACGGAAGGCGCGTGACGGTCGGGCGGACCGAATGCGTCATCATGACCAGCAATCGGTACCTCTCCGAGGTCCTTGCTCAGTCTCCCGAGCTCTTGTTGGCGTTCGCGGACCGGATGAGCTTCATCTGCTTCGTCCCGAAGGCGTTTGCCCGACGAGAGAGCCGGGCGGCGATGTTGCAGCGCTTCGTTGGCGGGGCTCGGCCCGACCTGAAGGCCGCTCTGACTTTGCAGCAACTGGACATGCTCCAGGCGCAAGTGGAGCGAGTCACCGTTCCAGGCCATGTCCTGGAGGGCGTGGAACTGCTGGCGGATGCGCTGGAACGCGTGCTGGTCGCGCAAGTCTCCAAGCTCCCCGACTACGTGCCCACCAAGTACTTCTCGCAGCGCTCCATTGTGAAGGCGATGTGGGCCCTCAAGGCTGCGGTGGTGCGCGATCAGATCTACCGGCGCCCGGACCGGGCGCTGGAAGCAACGGTAGAGGACCTGGATGCCCTGCGATGGTTCTTCTTGCTGGGCGGGCCGCATGGCGCCGAGACCGAGGCGTTGCTCAAGGCCTCGGTGGATCCTCGCGAGCGGGCACAGTTGGAGATTGTCCGACTTGAGCAGCGCGCTTTCGATGATGCACTGGCCCAGGTGCGTCAAGAGTTGGGCGGTGGTTTGGAGCGAGAGGCTGCGGCCCTGGCCGCGAGCGAGGATGCCGCCAGCGTTGAGTCCCTGGGACGTGCGTGGCAGCCGGCGGCGGTTTCGCTCACGGCGAAGGGCCTGTTGGGCAAGCTTGTTCCAGGGCCTCGCCATGCGCAGAACCGGACCCCACTCCTGGGCGCAGCGCGCTCGCTCGTTGCTGTGACAGAGCAGCGGCTGGCTCGCGGCATGTCTGCTCCCGGCGAGGGGCGAATGGGCATGCCGCTGTTGGCCGCGGTTCGTGACGTCCTCGCGCTGTGCCGAGCTGTTCCCGAACTGCAATCCGTCTTTCCGAACCTGTGCGCATTCACGGCTCGGTTTCTGTCGCAGGCGCTCGAGTTGTGGGCACTGGCCGCGGAAGGGCTGGCCTTCGAGGATGGGTTCAAGGTCGACAGCGTGGTGGGGCTCGCGAGCAACCTGGAAGAAGAGTTCGGGATGACGAGCGAACTCGCGGCGATTCTCATGGAAGGGCTTCCAGAGGCCCAGATCCGTCTCCGTGAGGCGGACAGCGTGGCGCGAAAGCGGGTCGTCACGGCGCTGCGGCGACGGGTGGTCGTGGCCTATCAAGGGCAGCCTCAGAGAGCGCGGAAGGATCCGCTCGATGCGCTCACGGCCGATTCGCGCCGGCTCACCCAGATTGATCAGTCGCTCTTGTCGCTCGATGCGAGCCAGCCAGGGCTGAAACAGGAACTGCTTCGGCCACTCGGCGTGGCCTATGCGCGTGAAGTGCTGGGGTCGACGCCGTTCGATCGGCTTCAGCAATACGCTCGCGCGCTCCAGTCCGTCACCGAGAACCTTCGCCGTGAGGGCGTGGCTCCCGAGGCGCTCATCACCGAGTGCCGCGAACTCATCGAGATGCGCATCCGTGAGCATGCTGGTTCCTTGGCGCGACAGCCCGCGAGCACTCCTCCTGCTCCCGCTTCGGCACTGAACGGCGATGCGTACGCACACTATCGCGAGGAAGTGTCTGCTCGGGCGCTCGAAGGTGAGTTCTCAGCCCTGATCGGACTGGAGGGACTGCTCGCGCCAACCGATGGAGTCGCCTCGGGTGAGACTTTCTCCGAGAGCGTTCGCGACGCCGTCGCGCGGGCGGAGCTTGTCTTCCTTGCGTCTCGGGTCACGTACTTGCGGGGGTGGTTGTCGCAACTCCTCTCGGTGCTTCCGCCGCCTGAGTCGTTGACTGAGCGCACCGATGCGGAACGGACCTTCGACCGGCTCGTGCGCAGCCGCTTCCCGTTGCTGGCATTGAAGGAGGGGGAGCTGGTTCGTCTCCAGGCCGCGCTCGCGGTGCTGAGTGGCATCTCGGGCGAGGTAGGCGGTCGGGCGCGCGAGCTGGTCGCGATGCTGAAGCGCATGGATGAGGAGTTCGGCCAGTTCAGTCGGCACGTCCTGGAGCGGCGGACCGCGGCATGA